One genomic window of Tachypleus tridentatus isolate NWPU-2018 chromosome 12, ASM421037v1, whole genome shotgun sequence includes the following:
- the LOC143235470 gene encoding uncharacterized protein LOC143235470, whose product MWRRQRFNYTCCFPDYSNMHPGFDGLPEYELLTLQMPQNHWTSNPLDWYNYSYLPSYQPYYSQPFEDLSLVTEPYLYNYFPETDLNNNEFDVQDGPFLYEQDAWGEPQQPFAYPYFETTSFPMFTMPYASLHDRYGDEPELNFEDFYLQDFNKFPLCCPVVTSCGTLSILLKHCVRVDITVDRAIRMVNFPANCIASINGAADYSGILHPYGRILQEGVTINAEMGKILAKIAKRGVTFTSTEHSLVYLVDPSGTKSTTERFQDLNYDFSINLFYLSSFNGTGALNYCFDALAGAYHRVFRNGDEVWNIAGVRIKQTSWGDVRVTKDYGRRVLRTSPTSGNISVSTPFVHMAAGCEPDRCVFVRRGDKRVIAHIGGFNVRCGSQKAGFDEIGRLILN is encoded by the coding sequence ATGTGGAGAAGGCAAAGATTCAATTACACATGTTGTTTTCCTGATTATTCAAATATGCATCCGGGCTTTGATGGACTACCAGAATATGAGCTCTTAACACTTCAGATGCCGCAAAACCATTGGACTAGTAACCCTCTTGATTGGTATAACTATTCATATTTGCCCAGTTACCAACCTTATTATTCACAGCCATTTGAAGACCTATCGCTTGTTACTGAACCATATTTATACAATTACTTTCCTGAAACCGATTTAAATAACAATGAATTTGACGTTCAAGATGGTCCATTCCTGTATGAGCAAGATGCATGGGGAGAACCTCAGCAGCCATTCGCTTACCCATATTTTGAGACGACATCATTTCCCATGTTTACAATGCCATATGCTTCTTTGCATGACAGATATGGAGATGAACCAGAATTGAACTTTGAAGATTTTTACCTTCAAGATTTTAACAAATTCCCTCTTTGTTGTCCAGTTGTAACTTCATGCGGGACCTTGTCAATTCTTTTAAAACACTGTGTTCGAGTGGACATCACAGTCGATCGTGCTATCAGAATGGTTAATTTTCCTGCTAACTGCATCGCTTCTATAAATGGTGCTGCTGATTATAGCGGTATTCTACACCCTTATGGTCGTATTCTGCAAGAAGGTGTCACTATCAACGCAGAGATGGGTAAAATACTGGCTAAAATAGCTAAACGCGGTGTAACATTTACCTCAACGGAACACAGTTTGGTGTACCTTGTTGATCCATCAGGAACGAAGTCTACCACTGAAAGATTTCAGGATCTTAATTATGACTtttctataaatttgttttatctgaGTTCTTTCAACGGAACAGGTGCACTAAATTATTGTTTCGATGCGTTAGCTGGGGCGTACCATCGTGTCTTTCGAAATGGAGATGAAGTGTGGAACATTGCTGGAGTTCGCATTAAACAAACTTCATGGGGTGATGTTAGAGTAACAAAGGACTATGGAAGACGTGTACTTCGGACATCTCCGACTTCTGGAAACATATCCGTATCCACACCTTTTGTTCACATGGCAGCTGGGTGTGAACCAGATAGATGCGTCTTTGTTAGACGAGGAGATAAAAGAGTAATTGCTCACATTGGTGGTTTTAATGTTAGATGTGGAAGTCAGAAGGCAGGATTTGATGAAATTGGCAGGTTAATTCTAAATTAG